One Caloenas nicobarica isolate bCalNic1 chromosome 31, bCalNic1.hap1, whole genome shotgun sequence genomic region harbors:
- the F11R gene encoding junctional adhesion molecule A — MAGAARRGGPGARAWTWTLQLLLGAAAVSLAGAQVTSETKEVPEHQTANIPCSAFNSRWDNPRIEWKFQKGSSLVLFYYGGELTEPYRDRVMFSRTSIQLNAVTREDTGRYICEVVGSGSQIAKSEVNLIVQVPPSQPVAHVPSSATIGSRTVLRCSETEGSPPPTFRWYKDGMVMPQDPKSSPTFRNSSYSLDAATGELVFQPLSAFDTGEYHCEATNNVGPPQKSDVVRMEASEVNVGGIVAAVVVLLMLLGLVAFGVWFAYSRGFFKRKDTGSKKVIYSQPSQRSDGEFKQTSSFLV, encoded by the exons ATggcgggagcggcgcggcggggcggccccggggcccgGGCCTGGACCTGgaccctgcagctgctgctcggTGCGGCGGCCG tgtccctggcaggagCTCAGGTCACCTCCGAGACCAAAGAAGTCCCCGAGCATCAGA CCGCCAACATCCCCTGCTCGGCGTTTAACTCCAGATGGGATAACCCCCGCATCGAGTGGAAGTTCCAGAAAGGCTCCTCGCTCGTGCTCTTCTACTACGGGGGGGAGCTGACAG AGCCGTACCGGGACCGGGTGATGTTCTCGCGCACCAGCATCCAGCTGAACGCGGTGACGCGCGAGGACACCGGCCGCTACATCTGCGAGGTGGTGGGGTCCGGCAGCCAGATCGCCAAGTCCGAGGTCAACCTCATCGTCCAAG TGCCGCCGTCCCAGCCGGTGGCCCATGTCCCCAGCTCGGCCACCATCGGCAGCCGGACCGTCCTGCGCTGCAGCGAGACCGAGGGGTCGCCGCCCCCCACCTTCCGCTGGTACAAGGACGGGATGGTGATGCCCCAGGACCCCAAATCCAGCCCCACCTTCCGCAACTCGTCCTACAGCCTGGACGCCGCCACCGGCGAGCTG GTGTTCCAGCCCCTCAGCGCCTTTGACACCGGCGAATATCACTGCGAGGCCACCAACAACGTGGGGCCCCCCCAGAAATCCGATGTCGTCCGTATGGAAGCCA GCGAGGTCAACGTGGGCGGCATCGTGGCAGCGGTCGTggtgctgctgatgctgctggggctggtggcctTCGGCGTCTGGTTCGCCTACAGCCGCGGCTTCTTCA agagaaaaga CACCGGCAGCAAGAAGGTGATTTACAGCCAACCCTCGCAGCGCAGCGAT GGCGAGTTCAAGCAGACGTCGTCCTTCCTGGTGTGA